Within Rhododendron vialii isolate Sample 1 chromosome 12a, ASM3025357v1, the genomic segment GACTTCCTGTGGGATGTCCTGACTTCTATGAATCTCCATCCCATCATGATCAATTGGATCCAAGCCTGTGTCACTACTGCTAACTACTCTTTTAGCATCAATGGTGAAGGCACTGgttatatttttggaaaaaaagggcTTAGACAAGGTGATCCTCTGTCTTCATACCTTTTTGTTATTGTGATGGAGATTCTCACTTGCCTTCTTAAGGAGAAATCCCGTCTTCCTGATTTCCATTTTCATTGGAGATGTGGAGCTACTAAGCTTGTCAATCTTTGTTTTGCTGATGATCTTATGATATTCTGTAAGGGCGAGCTGGCTTCAATTAATCATATTCAGGATGCACTCACCGAATTTCAATCCTTGTTAGGTCTTTCACCGAGCCCTGGGAAGAGTAGCATCTACTTTTCTGGGGTCAACACTAGTACTAGATTGGCCATCTTGGATTTATTAAGGTTTAAAGAGGGTACTTTGCCAGTTAGATATCTTGGTGTTCCCCTTCTCTCCTCTAAACTCAAAGCTACTGACTGTCAGAGTTTAGTGGATAACATTATAGCAAAAACCAAGTCCTAGACCAACAGAGACCTCACTTATGCTGGAAGGGTCCAGTTGATTAGAAATGTCCTCTTCTCTATCCAAACCTATTGGTCCTCATTGTTTATCATTCCTAAAAAGGTTATTAGAGAAGTTGAATCCGTCCTTCGGGCATTGCTTTGGACTGGTCCTGATCTTAGGAAAACAGGTGCCAAAGTCTCTTGGGAACATTTATGCTTTCCTAAGCAAGAGGGTGGTCTTGGCTTCAAATCCATGCAAGTATGGAATAAAGCAGCCATTGCCAAGCACATCTGGTTTTTAATTTCTGGGGGGGAACAGTCAATGTGGTGTCAGTGGGTCAAATCTTACTTAATCAAAGGtaggaatttttggaatttgaaaattCTTGGTGATTGCACTTGGGTTTGGAGGAAACTCTTGACCCTCATGCCGGTGGTACAGCCATACATACTAAGCATACTAGGTAATGGTCAATCCACCTCCTTGTGGTATGACAATTGGCATCCTCTTGGTCCCTTGATGAACAAATTTGGTACCCGAATAGCTTATGATTCTGGTATCTCGAAGGATGCTACTGTGTCCCACATCATTCATAATTCAAATTGGGCATTCCCCATTACTCAAACTTGGGAACTTAATGAGGTAAGAAATTCTTTGCCTCCTCTTATTCAGTCCAGATTGAATGGGGCTGACCATGTTAGATGGACTCTCACAGCCAATGGTTAGTTCTCAATTGCATCTTTATTGGACAAATTGAGAACTCCCTTTCCTAAGGTCATGTGGCATAAGTTAGTATGGTTTTCTGGCCACATTCCGAAATGTAGCTTTGTCACTTGGATAGCTATTATAAATAGGCTCTCCACTATTGATAGACCTTTGTTGTTTGGTCTTAATGTCTTTCCTCAATGTAGTCTTTGTCAAGAGAAGGAGAGCCATGATCACCTCTTCTTTAACTGCCCATACTCTCAAAAAGTTTGGGGTGCCATCCAAACTAAGCTACATGTATCCTGGTCTCCTAGATCATGGTTTGATTGCATCTCTTTTTTGTCAGGTGTCAAAGGTAAAACACTTAAGGTTGTGCTCACAAAACTGGTCTTTACAATAGCTGTTTATCACAACTGGGTTGAGAGAAATGTTACGAAGTTTCAAAATCTCTCTTGTACATGGGAGGCAGTTGTTCACAAAATCTGCTCTATGGTTAGAGCCAGACTTTTATCACTTCATAGAACGCCTCAATCTCAAGCAGCTTGGATTGTgaatgagtggaatttggcTTGAGTTGCAATTGTCTTATTGATGTATTGTGGTTGTTGCTACTGTTTGTCAGCTTCTCAAAATGGTACAAGGTTGCTGTCCAAGAAGGGATAAGCAAGATCATCCCATGCAAAGGTTGTTCATTGTGTTGACTTCCTTGAAGGTGGCTAGCAAGTTGCAAGGAAGGTGTATCCAAAGGTTTCAAAGGGGGATACTTATCTGCTATTACTCCTATTTACAAGGTTGTTATCTTAAACTCTTCTCTTAATTTGTTCTATATATTATGTGGTTCAACTCAGTTTGGATTCCTCCTCTTTGCCCCGTCCTTCTCTTTGATTTGTGAGTGCCAACATATGTGTGTACCTGTGAGTTGTGTGATTGAGCCCTAAAGTATTTGAagagtggaggtaaaagttagAGGGAGTCTTTTTGTAAGGGAGAGTTGAGGGTGTTAGGATCCTTCctattgcttttgtttttggtgaGTTAGATTTCGAGGGGGTATGTTGGGGAGCAGATATTGCAATAGGACTGCTACAGTTACTGTTTAAGTTTCTGTTCTGCTGCCTATTACTCAGCCTTGCTGCTGCAGCTTGTATGCTTTGGCTGACTATATGTTAAGGTCTGTTATGGCTCTTCTCATGAGACTTATTTCCTTCACTGGTGCTGTTATGGTTCTTAAACCAAAGTACTGATTATGATTATGCTGTTCTGATGTTATGGTTCTGCAATGGCTACTTTCCTATGACAGGATAAAGTGTGTTGTCCCTACTGATGTCTACTGCTGTCAGTTCTGTTCTGTACAATTTGTAGCTTCTATCTTCTGCTTCTGTCTTACTGACGTAGTTACAGTTTATCGCTTCGAGAGTCCAACAGGTTTTGCAGACTTCCACCTTGTTTTACCTATccttggggggttgtcccttggagAGTTTATGCTTTTGCTGGGGGGCTTGTCCCTAGCCGAGTACTTACCTTTTCCAGCTTATTGGCCGCCTCTACTGAAGTGTTCTATTACGGCTGTATTGAGGGCACCAATTACATCAATAGGCCTTTCAATTGGCTgctagctgctgctgctgcatcAATAGGACTGCTGTTCTGCTATTATGTTATGTGCAAACCAACTTTTGAAATGTTCTGCTGCTGCTGTCCAGTTAACAATCTGCTGCCACAGTTATTGACCAGTTAGCAATCTGCTGCCACCGAGCACTTGAGGTGTTTTGCTGCAATTGAAGTGTATTGAAGTGTTTTGATGCTAGCTTGACTGCTACTACGGCTTTTCTGCTGATGTAGACTTCTTGATATCAATCCAGCAAAGACTTGATTGCCTACTACTGTTTTGAACCAATGAAGGATGGTATGCTGCTGTTACGGCGGGCTGTATTCCTAAGATCACTCCATCCCTTTTGTTGTGTCTTTATCGTgttgttttccttccctcttactagatggattggaaacaaCTCATATCGTTTAGCCCATGTAGCCTAAGCAATTTTctttactcttgttttgtttttcttttcttttcctccttgggtttgccccttgtaggctgtaaaTTCGGTTGCTCtccttttcaatttcaagctgatttacccaaaaaaaaaagtattagtAGTTTAGCACTAATGAGACCACTATGGAATTAGAAGAAATTGTAACACCCCCAGGTCCAACCTTGTAGAGCTACCAATCACAACCTGCCAAACAAAACACATGTGTAACAAGGATTTGGAAAACAACTGTATGTGCAACTAAACCCAAATTCCACTCATTTATAATCAATGCTGCTTGAGATTGGGGCATACTGTGAAGTGATAAAAGTCTGGCCCTAACCATAGAGCAAATTTTCTGAACACTACCTCCCAAGTACAtgaaagattttgaaatttcctaACATTTCTCTCAATCCAGATATAATAAACCACTATAGTGAAGACCAGTTTGGTGATCAATGTCCTACGTGATTTACCCTTGACATCTGACAAAAGAGTGACCCAGTCATCCCATGATCTAGGTGGCCAAGAGACATGAAGCTTGGTTTGGATGGCACCCCACACTTGTTGAGAGAAAGGGCAGTTAAATAAAAGATGATCATGGCTCTCCCCCCCTGGACATAGACTACATTGAGGAGAAATATTAAGACCAAATAGCACAAGTCTATCAGCAGTGGAAAGCCTATTTTGAATAGCTATCCATGTGACAATGCTACATTTCAGGATGTGGCCTGAGAACCATGCTAACTTATGCCACATGACCCTTGGAACGAAAGTTCTCAATTTGTCCCATAAGGAGGCAATTGAGAACTGGCCATTGGATGTGAGAGTCCATCTAACATGATCAGCCTCATTCAATCTGGACTGAACAAGAGGAGGCATAGAACATCTTATCTCATTAAGCTCCATAGTTTGGGTAATGGGGAATGCCCAATTTGAATTATGGATGATGTGGGACACATTGGCATATCCTTTGGGATACCAGAATCATAAGCAATTCTTTTACCAAATTTGCACATCAATGGTCCAAGAGGGTGCCAATTGTCATACCACAAGGAGGTGGATTGATCATTACCTAGTATGCTTAGAAAGAAAGGTTGTACCACAGGTCTGAGAGTCAAAAGTTTCCTCCAAACCCAAGTGCAATCACCcgaaattttcaaattccaaaaattcctaCCTTTTATTAAGTAAGACTTGACCCACTGACACCACATTGACTGATCCCCCTAGAGATTAAGAACCAGATGTGTTTGGCAATGGCTGCTTTATTCCAAACCTGCATGGATTTGAAACCATGACCGCCCTCTTGCTTAGGAGAGCATGGATGTTTCCAAGAGACTTTGGCACCTGTTTTCCTTAGATCAGGACCTGTCCAGAGAAAGGCCCGAAGGATCAAACTCAACTTCTCTAATAACCTTTTTAGTAATGATAAACAGTGAAGACCAATAGGTTTGCATAGAGAAGAGAACATTTCTAATCAACTGGACCGTACCAGCATAGGTGAGGTCTCTGTTGGTCCAGGACTTGGTTTTAGCAATAGTGTTATCCACTAATCGTTGACAGTCAGCAGCCTTGAGTTTAGTGGAAAGAAGGGGAACACCAAGATATCTAACTGGTAGTGAACCCTCTTTAAACCCTAAGACAGCCAAGATGGCCAATCTAGTGCTAGTGCTAACCCCAGAAAAGTATATGCTACTCTTCCCAAGGCTAGGTGAAAGACCTGATAGGGATTGAAATTCAGAGAGTGCATCCTGAATATGATTGATTGAAGTCATCTCGCCCTCACAAAATATCATAAGATCATCAACAAAATAGAGATTGACTAGCTTAGTAGCTCCACATCTCCAATGAAAATAGAAATTAGGAAGAAGGGATTTCTCCTTTAGAAGGCAAGTGAGAATCTCTATCACGATAACAAATAGGTATGAAGACAAAGGATCTCCTTATTAAAGCCATTTTTTTACCTAAAATGTATCCAGTGACTTCACCATTGATGCTAAGGGAGTAATTAGCAGTAGTGATGCAGGCTTGTAGCCACTTGATCATGATGGGGTGAAAATTCATGGCATACAAGACATCCCAAAGAAAATCCCACCTAACATTGTCATATGCTTTCATGATGTCTACCTTCATATCACATCTGGGAGAGGATGAAGATTATGGTACCCTCTCATGAGCTCCTGGGAAAGGAAAATGTTATCAGTTATCCTCCTACCCTTAACGAAACCTGATTGTACAAAATCAATTAAAGTAGGAAGGACCACCTGCAATCTTCTAGCAAGAATTCTAGATATGCACTTATAGATAGTGTTACAATAAGAGATAGGTCTGTAATCCCCCACTTTGGATGGGTTAGGGACCTTAGGAACAAGAGCAATGATGGTTGAATTAGCTTTTTTAAGCAGCTGGCTAGACCTAAAGAAGGTTTTGACAGCTGCAGTGACTTCATGGCCAATGATAGGCCAAGCCTTCTTGAAGAACCAACATTACAACCATCAAGACCAGGAGTTTTACCAGGATGAAGAGACCAGAAGGTCTCCTTGATATCAATATCAGAAACTTCGGCTACCATGGCTAACTGTTGGCTATCAGATAAACGTTTACCTAGAACCTATTGGATTCTGGATAGCCCTTGATAAGAAGAAGGATGAGCTGTACCTAGTAAATTGGTGTAGAAATTAACAAACTGGATTTGATATCACTAATGTCATGAATGAGGGAACCGTCATCTAACACCAAACTTGTAATCTTACTCCTATTTCTAGAGTTGTTCACAACTTTAAAGAAATAAGAAGTGCACTGATCCCCAAGTTTCAACCATTGAATTCTAGATTTTTGTTTAGCCAGACTTTCCTCGGCCCTTAGCAAAATGAGAAGTTGTCTATGGGCCTCCTTTTCCTGGCTAATAACAGAGAGATTAGAAGATTGACTACCCAAATCTTTCTGCAAAGACTAAGAAGTTGCCTGGTATCCACAACTCTTCTAGTGACATCACTAAAGTCTCTAATATTGATAAGCTTAAACTCCCCTTGTAACAGTTTGAGTTTTTCACAAACGCAGAACATTGGATTTCCAATGATCACCCTCCTCCAAACTTTTTGCACCACAAATGAAAGCTGAGGGTGATCAGCTAGAAAGTCAAAAAAACTTAAAGGGTTTAATGGCTTTCCTAGGACTAGGAGAGATGCATACAATACCTGGAGAGTGATCAGAAATCCCAGGGGTGGGGAAATGGGCTGAAGAATAGGTAAAGTCCTGGCTGCTGCTGTTATCTGCTGTCGTCGTTTGGAGTTGTTATCTTACAATCTGCTGTGATGATGAACTATTCTGTTGTTGTTCCGAGAGGAACTAATCAGAAAACTCTCTGTTCTGTTGTCCAGCATAATTGCTTGAACTGCTTGTTGTTCAATTTCCTACGGTTGCTGATTTTGTTCTACTAGTTTTCTGTCTTCGATATTATTGTAACTACCTGTTTGTTACTGCTACTGCTGTTGCATCTATATTGTTCTGATATGGAAGCACACTGCTACTGAAAATGTTTCTGATCCGCATTAGAGCACGGGCACGGGGCGGCACGACACGTCATAGGCACGGTCTTGGCctagcacggcacgacacggctCGGTTTTAGTGGGCCAggggcacgacacgggcacgggagTGGGTGGCATGGCACGAAAGTTGGCTTGGCATGGCACAGCATGACACGGTCGTAGATGGGCACGACATGGGCATGGGCACGAAAAGTGGACAtgaacggcacggcacgacacgattctAGCTGGGCACGAGCAAGGGCATGACACGGCACGAGgcacgaaaaaacaaaaaaaaattaaataagccaaatgacttttttttttttaaaagtaaacaatttctatttggtaaaaaatatttgtttacctttaaaaaaattaaattaaaggtaaacaactaagatatttaattttaaaaaaacacaatttcttaaaaaaactcatgtttttaaaaaatcatttgtttacctttaaaaaattatcaatttttattcggtaaaaaatatttgttttgtttttgttagtgaataAGCTTTGGACCTTTTGTTTGTAAATTTAATATTACtagataacaagtaaaattaaaaaaaaacttatcaaaatatttatggtgcaagagtaatttaatacgAAAGAAAATGTGCAAGAGTCGTATACTTGtatattatttaccccaaatctaatgagaaatataaaaaaaagtcttaaaaaaagaggaaaaaaatacataatagaaataagggggaaaaaacaaaaaagggttgGCTGGGCTAGGACTCTAACCCAAGTCCCTAGGTTCTCATACACAACAAACCAAACCACTATGCCACCAATTAACTTGTGTtatagatttgaaaaattaggggGTGTTCcggtttttggaaaaaataacattttgaaaaagaaggcaatttcaaactcaaaaatcatgtgtttacgcaaataagtttcctaccaatatggatcttgtttgatagatctcattaagatcttttagacggtgcaaaaaatattgaaaagatattttttattttcattaaaagaactttttgtaaaagtggaACACCCTCTAGTATATAATATGTAgctctattatataaaaacgagGCCATCAAGCAGTAGCCACACAATCGCAACGCAATCACGACGATTGATACTATCCAATGCATTCATTTTGTTATGCTTAGTGTTTTATCATGggatccaatttttttgtgcGTCGAATTTTGAAAGCTCTTTCATCGGCACGCtgattcattgtttgattgaattttttttacttccgATCAAGTTGTAGTGATAAGAATTTTACTTGATTATTGGCATGAATGATCTAATACCTCCCAcataaaagttagatggttccaatttttaaaaaatagcttaGGCGGCCCTTAAGTaatgcattataggactttaatgccTCTGGAAGTATcgaatgtgttccgatcatgTGGTTTCCGACATTCGATTATCACCTATTTAggtgagaatgataaatttgataagacgttaaatcgtaacggtttagatcgaacattcGGAAAAAAGAGTCTAcagctacctttcaaatctatacattAAACTTGGTTGGTTATGAACCAAGGTATTCTGCTATAGTATAATGTACGTTAGCCACACGATCACAAAGCAAATACGATGATCCATAacgttcattttgttattctctATGTTTTAATGACTCTCACCAATTTttgggtctatcgggttttaaAAGCTCATTCATCGGcacgtagattcattaataggaaAATGAACGTTATAAacaatcaagtatataacgataaccaatttacttcatttttggtaGGAATGATATAATCTCTCCCGCATAAAAGATAAACAgtttcgattttcaaaaaacatctCAGGCGGCCCTCGAGTGATGCATTTAGGACTTTACGAGAATTTTCCGTTATTGGTGCATATGGATTATTGGTGTCTCGTATGCACATGATCATACCGTTCATATAAAAAGGGAAGAGATGTTGCCCTAGCAAACATgatctctgattctctctctgtctctcacaatctgactctcaagtctcaacgTTCGGAATTCTCAACGTTCTGATAAAtccgatctctctcactctcaacgTCTGAATCCCACTCtcgtctctctcactctctctactCTCAACGTTCTAATTCTCAACatctttctctcactctctccactCTCAATGCCAACAGTGACTGGTAGTGGTCTGGCGGTGAGTCAAACCATAGATCGACTCCCGTTTCCATTTCCATTCGAGCGGTGAGTCGATTGAGGTCGTTTGATTGcccgactgaaaccctagatctgAGTTTGTTTGCCCAACTGAAACCCTCTGTCACGTTCAGCGATTTGTCTCTGAAACTCGACGACTGAGGTCGTTTCCGGTGACAGACGTGTACGACGAGTTTCCTTTTCCG encodes:
- the LOC131309492 gene encoding uncharacterized protein LOC131309492; protein product: MELNEIRCSMPPLVQSRLNEADHVRWTLTSNGQFSIASLWDKLRTFVPRVMWHKLAWFSGHILKCSIVTWIAIQNRLSTADRLVLFGLNISPQCSLCPGGESHDHLLFNCPFSQQVWGAIQTKLHVSWPPRSWDDWVTLLSDVKGKSRRTLITKLVFTIVVYYIWIERNVRKFQNLSCTWEVVFRKFALWLGPDFYHFTVVIGSSTRLDLGVLQFLLIP